From the Solanum lycopersicum chromosome 10, SLM_r2.1 genome, one window contains:
- the LOC138338907 gene encoding uncharacterized protein, with protein MAAPLNLEEGQSSHRPPRFNGHFYSWWKVRMHDYLMAEDSELWDIILDGPFVPMMEEKDEENTITVPKPRQKYDDVDRKKIEKGFKAKTLLVCGIGPDEYNRVSACESAKEIWDCLKTAHEGTEQVKESKIDMLTSRYENFKMKEGETIHDMFTKLSSITNELRSLGEPISMTKQVRKVLRILPKSWESKVDAITEAKDLKMLTMDALIGNLKTHEMNRNYDLSKKEAKKDKSLMLKYKSDEDSSDDDDMCGKSGHFIRECPLLKNENKEHQKHRSDKENRRDLVPSNRDRKVAADMVVKRALAAWGDSSSDSEDPDEPKDLSMVAVHEEETVFNEMFALMAHTENEEEDNQVTLLDMKNDLDKYSLKKLRTLSKVILDSMIQLTSERDTINAELESITESKVKLEEKMSRMVSLESNNSELKNQLNQITEEAEKLNGKSNSLQAEIQEKLKNSGTNLSLSLEKSNKLEQDIVKLKEELEKSLKWTKSSKLLSNATN; from the exons ATGGCAGCTCCACTTAACCTCGAAGAAGGTCAGTCATCACATAGacctcctcgtttcaatggacatttctacagttggtggaaagttagaatgcatgACTACCTCATGGCTGAAGACAGCGAGTTATGGGATATTATACTAGATGGACCATTTGTTCCAATGATGGAAGAAAAGGATGAAGAAAATACCATTACTGTTCCAAAGCCTAGACAGAAATATGATGATGTTGacaggaaaaagattgaaaagggtttcaaagctaaaactcttctggtttgtgggataggacctgatgagtacAACAGAGTGTCAGCCTGTGAGTCTGCTAAGGAAATTTGGGATTGCTTGAAGACTGCacatgaaggaactgaacaagtcaaagaatctAAGATTGACATGCTTACCTCACGATAtgagaacttcaaaatgaaggaaggagaaacaatacatgacatgttcaccaagttgtcttccattacaaatgagctgcgaagtctgggtgaacctataagcatgacCAAACAAGTCAGGAAAGTGCTTCGAATTCTTCCAAAGTCTTGGGAGAGCAAAGTTGATGCCATTACAGAAGCCAAGGACTTGAAAATGCTGACTATGGATGCTTTGATTGGTAATCTGAAAacacatgagatgaatcgaaACTATGATTTGTCAAAGAAGGAAGCCAAGAAAGACAAGTCATTGATGCTAAAGTATAAATCAGATGAAGATtcaagtgatgatgatgatatg TGTGGAAAATCTGGGCACTTCATCAGAGAGTGTCCTTTGctcaagaatgaaaacaaggAACATCAAAAACACAGGAGTGACAAAGAAAatagaagggacctggtacctaGTAATAGAGATCGTAAAGTTGCTGCTGATATGGTTGTTAAAAGGGCTCTTGCTGCTTGGGGAGATTcttcaagtgattcagaagatcCTGATGAGCCAAAAGATTTGTCTATGGTTGCTGTGCATGAGGAGGAAACtgtcttcaatgaaatgtttgctctcatggctcacacagaaaatgaagaagaggacaatcaggtaactcttcttgacatgaaaaatgacttggataaatattctcttaaaaaattgagaactttGTCAAAAGTCATACTCGATTCTATGATACAGTTAACATCTGAAAGAGACACCATAAATGCTGAACTTGAAAGTATAACTGAAAGCAAAGTTAaacttgaagagaaaatgtcaagAATGGTGTCTCTAGAGTCAAATAACTCTGAACTTAAGAACCAGTTGAATCAGAttactgaagaagctgaaaagctGAATGGAAAGTCAAATAGTCTGCAagctgaaattcaagaaaaattgaaaaactctggGACAAATCTTAGTCTGTCActtgaaaagagtaacaaattaGAACAGGATATTGTgaaacttaaggaagaacttgaaaaatctcttaagtggACCAAATCCTCAAAGTTACTGTCAAATGCGACAAATtag